Within Halobacterium zhouii, the genomic segment ACCCCCTAAAGATCGACTCGGACGGCGACGGCCTAGAGGACGGCACAGAAGTCGAGGAGTACGGCACCGACCCGACCGAACAGGACACCGACAGCGACGGCCTGGAGGACGGCACGGAGGTGAACAGGTACGGGACGAGCCCCACGGACCCCGACAGCGATAGCGACGGCCTCGACGACGGCCCAGAAGTGAAGCGGTACGACACCGATCCGACGAATCCTGACACCGACGGCGATGGCCAGAGCGACCTGGCGGAAGTGCGCGCGAAGTGGTCGAACGCCCTTCCGACGTGGACGTTCGGACTGGTCGGCGCGTTCGCGGTCGTCGCCCTCTGCGGTGCGGTCGCGTCTCGGACCGGCTACGTCTCGTTCGGCGTCCTCCGGCGCGCGAGTCGGTGGTCGCACACCGGGAACAGAGCGGCGGGCGCTGACGGCGGGCGGAACGGCAGTGGAGCGGACGCCGAACTGCTCGAAGAAGCCTCGACAGTGGGAGCGAACGACGCGACCGGAGCCGACGCCACCTCCGAATCGGAGCCGGCGGGTGCGGAGATTACCGACCACGACGACGTGCCCCCGGAATTCCTCGCGAACGACGAGCGGGTGTTCCGCCTCCTCGACGAGCACGACGGCCGGATGCAGCAGACAGCCATCGTTGAGGAGACCGGCTGGTCGAAGGCCAAGACCAGCCGGGTGCTCTCAACGATGGACGACGACAGACAGGTGATGAAGATCGAACTCGGGCGCGGGAACATCGTCGCGCGTCCCGACGACCTCCCGCCGGGCGTCGAATCCTCGCGCGAGGAGTCGCCGGACGACGAGTGAACGCCAGGACCCATCGACGAGGGAGCACCTCGATACGAACGGGGAGTGAAACGACCTGTGAGCAAGCGGAGGGCGGCAGCGGCGAGCGGGGCGAGCCGTCTGCGCTTCATTTAGTCTGAGAGGCGCCGCATGCACGGAGTGATATCCCTCGTTCCGATATGGAACGATATCCTCCACCAGAGGGCGTGAGAGGGTTTGGATCCGACTGCTCGGAAGCGTCGGTCACGAGGATCGCTCGCTCGGCTCTCGGTGGACCGCGGCACTATCACGAGTGCGCCCGCTCCGTGGTGTGTCATCGTTGTCCGGATTCCAGGGACAGCTCTCACTCCAAGATCGTTGACATACGTTTCGAGTTGTTCCGTGCTAAATCGTTCCTCGAAAGTCAGGTACAGGTGACGTGCGTCCCCCGAAGTCCTTCCCACTGAGGCTGTCTGGAGCTTGCGAAATCCGGAGTCTGTACTCGATCCGGAGTTCAAGCGAACTGATCTCAATCTACCCCTCATCGAATGTCACCGTGAGGGGGTTCGAGAGCGGTGAGAAGCCGACGGCCGTACTGCGGTCCTTCTCTTAGCCCCGACGAATGAGACAGTGACATACAAGTACGTCCCGAAGAGATACGAACCATGCCTGCAGACCGAGTGACGGTCTCTCTTGATGATGACTCGCGGTCCGCGCTCGAGCAACTCACCGAGCAAACGGAGGGGAGTCGAAGCGAGGTGGTCCGCGAGGCGATTTCGTTCTACACGGCGAACTTCGAGTCTGCGAAGGCGAGCAACAGCGACGACCTACAGACCTACTATCAGATGCTGACGACAGGCGAACACATTTTGCTAGACGTCGACCTGCTTCATGCGTTCCTGAACCGTGTGGACGACGGTGACCAGCACGACTCCGAGTTCCTCGAGACGGTCGATCGGGTCGCCCACTACCACACTCAGGAGTACGCGAAACGGTTCGATTCGCTGGGTGAGCTTCTCAACTGGCTCTCGTTCTGTGGTTTTCTGACGGCCCGAAAGATGGAGGGGGACAGTTACCAGGTTGTATTCCCATCCGAATCGGTGCGCTGGTTCATGATGCGGTTCATTCAGGGGAGTATCGAGGATCTCCCCTTCGAGGTAGAGATCGAGGAGAGCGTGTCGAAGGTGTTGTTGACCGAGTGTGAAGACTGAGTTGCAACTCGCTGGTTTTCATATCTCTGATGTGGCTGGTGCGTACAGTTCTTAACAACTCTTTTTCTCGATGAAAGCCACTGTGGTAAACGATATAACGCAAATAACAATGAACGTTGTCGAAAGACTCAAGACAATCGGGCCAGGTGCGATGGTCGCAGCGGCGTTCATCGGCCCCGGCACGGTAACGACGGCGAGCGTAACAGGTGCAAGGTTCGGCTATGCACTGCTCTGGACGATCGCATTCTCGATCATCGCGACGATCGTCCTTCAGGAGATGGCCGCGCGACTGGGACTCGTCTCGGGCGAAGGGCTGGGCGAGGCGCTCAGGGGACGCTTCGACAACCTCATCGTCGAGTACATCAGCATCCTCCTCGTCGTCGGTGCAATCGGCGTCGGGACGGCGGCGTACGAAGCCGGGAATATCCTGGGTGGGGCCGCCGGTCTGGCGACGATCACCGGTATAAGCTCCACGGTGTGGGCCGTCACCATGGGACTCGTCGCTGGTGTACTGCTGTTCACCGGACGATACAAACTAATCGAGCAAGC encodes:
- a CDS encoding ribbon-helix-helix protein, CopG family; this translates as MPADRVTVSLDDDSRSALEQLTEQTEGSRSEVVREAISFYTANFESAKASNSDDLQTYYQMLTTGEHILLDVDLLHAFLNRVDDGDQHDSEFLETVDRVAHYHTQEYAKRFDSLGELLNWLSFCGFLTARKMEGDSYQVVFPSESVRWFMMRFIQGSIEDLPFEVEIEESVSKVLLTECED